The proteins below are encoded in one region of Methylobacillus flagellatus KT:
- a CDS encoding exodeoxyribonuclease III encodes MRIISLNLNGIRSAASKGFYPWMQEQHADIVCLQELKAQEADMTAEMLQPEGYYGYFHYADKKGYSGVGIYSRKKADAVIVGLGMADIDSEGRYLEARYDNLSVVSLYLPSGSSGEERQAFKFSVMARFMPHLESLIRDGRDVVICGDWNIAHQEADLKNWRGNRKNSGFLPEERAWLTDLFGRVGWVDVYRLLHPDTTDACYTWWSNRGQAWAKNVGWRIDYQVATPALAARAVSASIYKDARFSDHAPLIVDYQ; translated from the coding sequence TTGCGTATTATATCCCTGAATCTCAATGGCATCCGTTCTGCTGCCAGCAAAGGCTTTTATCCGTGGATGCAGGAACAGCACGCCGATATCGTCTGCCTGCAGGAGCTGAAAGCGCAGGAAGCCGACATGACGGCGGAAATGCTGCAGCCGGAAGGGTATTACGGCTATTTCCATTATGCCGACAAGAAAGGATACAGCGGTGTGGGCATTTACTCGCGGAAGAAAGCCGACGCTGTGATTGTGGGGCTGGGGATGGCTGATATCGATAGCGAAGGCCGCTATCTGGAAGCGCGCTACGACAACCTGAGCGTCGTGTCGCTTTACTTGCCTTCCGGTTCCAGCGGGGAAGAGCGGCAGGCATTCAAATTCAGTGTCATGGCACGCTTCATGCCGCACCTCGAGTCATTGATCCGGGATGGCCGTGATGTCGTCATCTGCGGCGACTGGAACATCGCCCACCAGGAGGCTGATCTCAAGAATTGGCGCGGCAACCGCAAGAACTCGGGTTTCCTGCCGGAAGAGCGTGCCTGGCTGACGGATTTATTCGGCCGAGTCGGCTGGGTGGATGTTTACCGCTTGCTGCATCCGGATACCACTGATGCCTGCTATACCTGGTGGAGCAACCGCGGACAGGCCTGGGCGAAGAATGTCGGGTGGCGCATCGATTACCAAGTGGCGACGCCGGCATTGGCGGCGCGGGCGGTCAGCGCTTCGATATACAAGGATGCGCGCTTCAGCGATCACGCGCCGCTTATCGTTGATTACCAATAA
- a CDS encoding rod shape-determining protein, protein MFGLLNSYFSNDLAIDLGTANTLIYVRGKGIVLDEPSVVAIRQEGGPTGKKTLLAVGLEAKRMLGRAPANITAIRPMKDGVIADFTITEQMLKYFIRKIHESRLFSPNPRIIICVPVGSTQVERRAIKESAEMAGARQVYLIEEPMAAAIGANMPVAEATGSMVVDIGGGTTEVGVISLGGIVYAKSERVGGDKFDQAIIDYIRRNYGMQISEPTAELIKKQIGSAFPGSEVLELEVTGRNLAEGLPRKFTISSNEILEALTEPLNSIVGAVKSALEQTPPELGADIAEKGMVLTGGGALLRDLDRLLLEETGLPVIVAEDPLSCVARGCGRALEEMDKLGNVFAYE, encoded by the coding sequence ATGTTCGGTCTTTTAAACAGCTACTTTTCCAACGATCTCGCCATTGACCTTGGCACAGCAAACACCCTGATTTACGTACGTGGCAAGGGTATCGTCCTTGACGAGCCATCCGTGGTGGCAATCCGCCAGGAAGGCGGCCCCACAGGCAAGAAGACCTTGCTGGCCGTAGGCCTGGAGGCCAAGCGCATGCTGGGCCGCGCGCCAGCCAACATCACCGCGATCCGCCCGATGAAGGATGGCGTGATTGCCGATTTCACCATCACCGAGCAGATGCTCAAGTACTTCATCCGCAAGATCCACGAATCCCGCCTGTTCAGCCCCAATCCCCGCATCATTATCTGTGTACCCGTCGGCTCCACGCAGGTGGAGCGCCGCGCGATCAAGGAATCCGCGGAAATGGCCGGCGCACGGCAGGTCTACCTGATCGAGGAACCGATGGCCGCAGCAATCGGCGCCAATATGCCGGTCGCGGAAGCGACGGGATCCATGGTGGTGGATATCGGCGGCGGTACCACCGAAGTCGGAGTGATTTCGCTGGGCGGCATTGTCTATGCAAAATCGGAGCGTGTCGGCGGCGACAAGTTCGATCAGGCCATCATCGACTACATCCGCCGCAACTACGGCATGCAGATTTCCGAACCGACCGCAGAATTGATCAAGAAGCAGATCGGCTCCGCATTCCCGGGTTCCGAAGTGCTGGAGCTCGAAGTCACCGGCCGCAATCTGGCCGAAGGCTTGCCGCGCAAATTCACCATTTCCAGCAATGAAATCCTGGAAGCGCTGACTGAACCACTCAACTCCATCGTCGGCGCAGTGAAATCCGCCTTGGAGCAAACCCCTCCCGAGCTCGGTGCCGACATCGCCGAAAAAGGCATGGTATTAACCGGCGGCGGCGCATTGCTGCGCGACCTGGACCGCCTGCTGCTGGAAGAAACCGGCCTGCCGGTGATCGTGGCAGAGGACCCGCTGAGCTGTGTCGCCCGCGGCTGCGGCAGGGCATTGGAAGAAATGGACAAGCTGGGCAATGTATTCGCCTACGAATAA
- the gatA gene encoding Asp-tRNA(Asn)/Glu-tRNA(Gln) amidotransferase subunit GatA — MINHSLKQLADMLASKEISSVELTQEYLNRIAQLNPEINAYITVNPELSLAQAQAADQRIANGDAGPLTGIPIAQKDIFCAKGWRTTCGSRMLENFIAPYDAGIIERFNAAGAVNLGKTNMDEFAMGSSNETSYFGKVQNPWDRSRVPGGSSGGSAAAVAARLCAAATGTDTGGSIRQPASLCGLSGLKPTYGLASRYGMIAFASSLDQAGPMAHSAEDMALMMNVMTGFDERDSTSLQREKEDYTRELGKSLAGIRIGLPKEYFAEGLDAGVAKVIEAAVDEYRKLGAEIVEVTLPNTMLSIPVYYVLAPAEASSNLSRYDGVRFGHRAAEYDDLMDMYCKSRAEGFGEEVKRRILIGTYVLSAGYYDAYYLKAQQIRRLIAEDFAKAFEQCDLILGPTAPSTAFKSGEKADDPVSMYLQDIYTIAVNLAGLPGMSIPAGFAPAADGVELPVGLQIIGNYFDEARMLNAGHVYQQVTDWHTRMPEGIAS; from the coding sequence ATGATCAATCATAGTTTGAAACAACTGGCCGACATGTTGGCCAGCAAGGAGATATCTAGCGTCGAATTGACGCAGGAGTATCTCAACCGCATTGCCCAGCTGAACCCGGAGATCAATGCCTATATCACCGTTAACCCGGAGCTGAGCCTGGCCCAGGCCCAGGCGGCCGACCAGCGTATCGCCAATGGCGACGCGGGACCGCTCACGGGCATCCCAATTGCGCAAAAGGACATTTTCTGTGCCAAGGGCTGGCGGACCACTTGCGGCTCCAGGATGCTGGAAAACTTCATTGCCCCTTATGATGCAGGCATCATCGAGCGCTTCAATGCTGCCGGCGCCGTCAATCTGGGCAAGACCAATATGGATGAGTTCGCGATGGGCTCCTCCAACGAGACTTCCTATTTCGGCAAGGTGCAGAATCCTTGGGACCGCAGCCGTGTTCCCGGCGGCAGTTCGGGCGGCAGCGCGGCTGCTGTGGCGGCTCGCCTTTGTGCCGCGGCCACTGGCACCGATACCGGCGGCTCGATTCGCCAGCCAGCCTCGCTATGTGGCCTGTCAGGCCTTAAACCCACTTACGGTCTGGCTTCCCGTTACGGCATGATCGCGTTTGCCTCCAGCCTGGACCAGGCTGGACCCATGGCGCATTCTGCCGAGGACATGGCGCTGATGATGAATGTGATGACCGGCTTCGATGAGCGGGATTCCACCAGCCTGCAGCGCGAGAAGGAGGACTACACCCGCGAGCTGGGTAAATCGCTGGCAGGCATCAGGATCGGCTTGCCCAAGGAGTATTTCGCCGAAGGCCTGGATGCCGGTGTGGCAAAAGTGATAGAGGCGGCAGTGGACGAATACCGCAAGCTGGGCGCGGAAATCGTCGAGGTCACCCTGCCCAACACCATGTTGTCCATTCCCGTCTATTACGTGCTCGCACCTGCCGAAGCTTCCAGCAACCTGTCGCGCTACGACGGCGTGCGTTTCGGCCATCGCGCCGCCGAATACGATGACCTCATGGACATGTATTGCAAGAGCCGTGCCGAAGGTTTCGGCGAGGAAGTCAAGCGCCGCATCCTGATTGGCACCTATGTGTTAAGCGCTGGTTACTACGATGCCTATTACCTCAAGGCGCAGCAGATACGCCGCCTGATCGCAGAGGATTTCGCCAAGGCATTCGAACAGTGCGACCTCATCCTCGGCCCGACTGCGCCTTCCACCGCGTTCAAGTCCGGCGAGAAGGCGGATGATCCGGTCTCGATGTACCTGCAGGATATCTACACCATTGCCGTCAACCTCGCAGGTTTGCCGGGCATGAGTATTCCTGCCGGATTCGCGCCAGCAGCAGACGGCGTTGAGCTGCCCGTGGGTCTGCAGATCATCGGCAACTATTTCGACGAAGCGCGCATGCTCAATGCCGGGCATGTCTATCAACAAGTCACAGATTGGCATACCCGCATGCCTGAAGGAATCGCATCATGA
- the gatC gene encoding Asp-tRNA(Asn)/Glu-tRNA(Gln) amidotransferase subunit GatC, whose product MSLNTHDVKRIAHLARIAVSEEEAEATLVKLSGILGLIEEMQAVDTSGIVPMSHSQDVTQRLREDVVTESNQRDLLQSIAPAVENGLYLVPKVIE is encoded by the coding sequence ATGTCACTCAACACACATGACGTCAAAAGGATTGCGCACCTTGCACGGATCGCTGTCAGCGAGGAAGAGGCCGAAGCGACCCTGGTCAAGCTTTCCGGAATTCTCGGCCTGATCGAGGAAATGCAGGCCGTAGACACCAGTGGGATCGTGCCCATGTCGCATTCCCAGGACGTGACGCAGCGCCTGCGAGAGGATGTGGTGACCGAAAGCAACCAGCGCGACTTGCTGCAATCCATCGCACCGGCCGTTGAGAACGGTCTCTACCTCGTACCCAAAGTCATCGAATAA
- the mreC gene encoding rod shape-determining protein MreC, translated as MPRALEHQHHTGFFVRGPSPIARLLFFSVLSLALIVTDARLNYLIEVRQGFIALLHPLQIIANAPLSLVEDVGAYLHTQTTLAEENTRLRHQALMHAEELQRFQALMAENERLRSLLGAAQVSSQPARLAEILHMGRDPFSHKVVVNLGSRQNIVPGQAAIDEHGVIGQVTRVYPFSSEVTLITDKELSIPVQIERNGLRAIAFGQGRNATLELPSLPANVDIQVGDKLVTSGIDGIYPPGLAVAEIIRVEADGDSPFAHIIGKPIAGIDRHRQLLLVSIPQVERPADSSAVKTNSATQKTTPTKRHVRN; from the coding sequence ATGCCACGCGCCTTAGAACACCAACACCACACTGGCTTCTTTGTTCGCGGCCCGAGCCCCATCGCACGCCTGCTGTTTTTTTCCGTGCTATCTTTGGCGCTGATTGTCACGGATGCACGGCTCAACTACCTTATCGAAGTGCGCCAGGGATTCATTGCCCTGCTTCACCCCCTGCAGATCATTGCCAATGCCCCGCTCAGCCTGGTTGAAGACGTAGGGGCATACCTGCATACCCAGACTACCCTGGCGGAAGAGAACACCCGCCTGCGGCACCAGGCCCTGATGCATGCGGAAGAGCTGCAGCGCTTCCAGGCGCTGATGGCTGAGAATGAGCGACTACGCAGCTTGCTGGGCGCAGCCCAGGTATCCAGCCAGCCGGCAAGGCTTGCCGAGATATTGCATATGGGGCGCGACCCGTTCAGCCACAAGGTGGTCGTCAACCTCGGCTCAAGGCAGAACATCGTTCCGGGCCAGGCGGCAATTGATGAGCACGGGGTGATCGGCCAGGTCACGCGCGTTTATCCTTTCAGCAGCGAAGTGACGCTGATTACCGACAAAGAGCTCTCCATCCCTGTACAGATCGAACGGAACGGTTTGCGGGCCATCGCGTTCGGGCAAGGACGCAATGCGACATTGGAATTGCCCTCCCTGCCTGCGAACGTTGATATCCAGGTAGGTGACAAACTGGTGACTTCCGGCATCGATGGTATCTACCCGCCAGGCCTGGCTGTCGCCGAAATCATCCGCGTAGAGGCCGACGGCGACTCGCCCTTTGCCCATATCATCGGCAAACCCATCGCCGGTATCGATCGTCACAGGCAACTCCTTCTGGTCAGCATTCCCCAGGTTGAGCGCCCGGCAGACAGCAGCGCTGTGAAAACCAACTCCGCCACTCAAAAAACCACCCCGACCAAGCGCCATGTCCGCAACTAG
- a CDS encoding DNA-deoxyinosine glycosylase has protein sequence MPQQHMLVHSFPPAITPGCRVLILGSMPGKRSLEMQAYYAHPQNLFWPFITHLFNIPPESGYQERLRLLNQQHIGIWDVLKECVRTSSLDGDIEETSIVANDFSALFMQFPHIRHIFFNGSKAEQAFRRHVLKRQIIPAHLHYHKLPSTSPANASIKKEHKLAQWQQIISAIDG, from the coding sequence ATGCCACAGCAGCACATGCTGGTCCATAGCTTTCCTCCAGCCATCACCCCAGGTTGCCGGGTATTGATACTGGGCTCTATGCCCGGCAAGCGCTCCCTGGAAATGCAGGCTTACTACGCCCATCCACAGAACCTGTTCTGGCCGTTCATCACTCATCTCTTCAACATTCCGCCTGAGAGTGGATATCAAGAAAGATTACGTCTGCTTAACCAGCAGCATATCGGCATATGGGATGTGCTCAAGGAATGTGTCCGCACTAGCAGCCTGGATGGCGATATCGAGGAAACCTCCATCGTTGCCAACGATTTCAGTGCCCTGTTCATGCAATTTCCCCATATCCGCCATATCTTCTTCAACGGCAGCAAGGCCGAGCAGGCGTTTCGTCGCCACGTGCTTAAGCGGCAGATCATTCCCGCCCACCTGCATTATCACAAGCTGCCTTCCACCAGCCCTGCCAATGCTTCGATCAAGAAGGAGCACAAGCTTGCGCAATGGCAGCAGATCATCTCTGCGATCGACGGCTGA
- the gatB gene encoding Asp-tRNA(Asn)/Glu-tRNA(Gln) amidotransferase subunit GatB, whose translation MSWEVVIGLETHVQLNTRSKIFSGSSTAFGAEPNTQANVVDVALPGVLPVLNKEAVQCAIRFGLAVNAEIAPRSVFARKNYFYPDLPKGYQISQYELPVVGKGALTIQVGDTEKTIRITRAHLEEDAGKSMHGASPGQSGIDLNRAGTPLLEIVTEPDMRSAAEAVAYARKLHELVQWINICDGNMQEGSFRCDVNVSVRRKGQEKLGTRREIKNLNSFRFMQQAIEFETRWQIETLEDGGKIEQATVLFNPDTGETRAMRTKEEANDYRYFPDPDLLPLAISTEDIDAVRVTLPELPSAMKARFERDYGLSAYDASALTASRSVADYFTATLAEFGGEAKLVANWVMGGISAKLNEEGREITDAPVSPVLLAGLLKRIADNTISSKIAKDVFEAMWAGEGDADAIIERKGLKQVTDSGAIEAIVDEVLAANAAMVEEFRAGKEKAFNALVGQTMKASKGKANPAQVNEILKRKLAG comes from the coding sequence ATGAGTTGGGAAGTCGTCATCGGGCTGGAAACGCATGTCCAGCTCAATACCAGATCCAAGATTTTCTCCGGCAGTAGCACGGCTTTCGGTGCAGAACCGAATACACAGGCGAATGTGGTGGATGTCGCCCTGCCAGGCGTATTACCGGTACTGAACAAGGAAGCCGTGCAATGCGCGATCCGCTTTGGCCTTGCCGTCAATGCCGAGATCGCGCCGCGCTCGGTCTTCGCGCGCAAGAATTATTTCTATCCTGACCTGCCCAAGGGCTACCAGATAAGCCAATATGAACTCCCGGTGGTGGGCAAGGGGGCCTTGACCATCCAGGTCGGCGATACGGAAAAAACCATTCGCATCACACGCGCCCACCTTGAGGAAGATGCCGGCAAGTCCATGCATGGCGCAAGCCCCGGTCAGTCAGGTATCGACCTCAATCGTGCCGGTACGCCGCTGCTGGAAATCGTGACCGAGCCAGACATGCGCTCTGCAGCCGAGGCGGTGGCCTATGCACGAAAGCTGCATGAGCTGGTGCAGTGGATCAATATCTGCGACGGCAATATGCAGGAGGGCAGTTTCCGCTGTGATGTCAACGTCTCGGTGCGTCGGAAGGGTCAAGAAAAGCTGGGCACACGTCGCGAGATCAAGAACCTCAATTCTTTCCGCTTCATGCAACAGGCAATCGAGTTTGAGACCCGCTGGCAGATCGAAACGCTGGAGGATGGTGGCAAGATCGAGCAGGCGACGGTACTGTTCAATCCCGACACCGGGGAAACGCGCGCCATGCGCACCAAGGAGGAGGCGAACGACTACCGCTACTTCCCTGACCCCGACTTGCTGCCACTGGCAATTTCGACGGAAGACATTGACGCTGTCCGCGTCACGCTGCCCGAATTGCCCTCTGCAATGAAGGCACGTTTCGAGCGCGATTACGGCTTGTCGGCGTACGATGCTTCTGCGCTGACCGCTTCGCGCAGCGTGGCGGATTACTTTACTGCAACGCTGGCTGAGTTCGGTGGCGAGGCCAAGCTGGTGGCCAACTGGGTGATGGGTGGGATTAGCGCCAAGCTGAATGAAGAGGGTCGGGAGATCACCGATGCGCCAGTGTCGCCAGTTCTCCTCGCCGGTTTGCTGAAGCGGATTGCGGATAATACGATCTCCAGCAAGATCGCCAAGGATGTGTTCGAGGCCATGTGGGCAGGCGAAGGTGATGCTGACGCCATCATCGAACGCAAGGGCCTGAAACAGGTCACCGATAGCGGCGCGATCGAGGCCATCGTGGACGAGGTGCTGGCCGCCAATGCAGCCATGGTGGAAGAGTTCCGCGCAGGCAAGGAAAAGGCGTTCAATGCCCTGGTGGGCCAAACCATGAAAGCTTCCAAAGGCAAGGCCAATCCTGCTCAGGTCAACGAGATCCTCAAGCGCAAGCTTGCAGGTTAA
- the pyrE gene encoding orotate phosphoribosyltransferase, translating to MSDSTQDFIQFAIQKQVLRFGEFTTKAGRLSPYFFNAGLFNDGESLMRLGEFYAAAIVRSGVQFDMLFGPAYKGITLAASIVIALARQGRNVPYAFNRKEAKDHGEGGTIVGASLQGRVLIVDDVISAGTSVRESVNIITASGAKPCGVAIALDRQERGLGALSAVQEVEQQHQLPVISIANLRDLIQYLEQDNELATYRSAIAAYRSAYGVE from the coding sequence ATGTCAGATTCAACGCAAGATTTTATCCAATTCGCCATTCAAAAGCAGGTATTGCGTTTCGGAGAGTTCACCACCAAAGCCGGACGGCTCAGTCCCTATTTCTTCAACGCGGGCCTGTTCAACGACGGCGAAAGCCTGATGCGCCTGGGCGAATTCTACGCCGCCGCCATCGTGCGCTCCGGCGTGCAGTTTGACATGCTGTTCGGCCCTGCCTACAAGGGCATCACCCTGGCCGCCAGCATCGTCATCGCCCTGGCTAGGCAAGGCCGCAACGTACCTTATGCCTTCAACCGCAAGGAAGCCAAGGACCATGGCGAGGGAGGGACTATTGTAGGCGCTTCCCTGCAAGGCAGGGTATTGATTGTCGATGACGTGATCTCGGCCGGCACCTCGGTACGCGAATCGGTCAATATCATCACCGCCAGCGGCGCCAAGCCGTGCGGCGTCGCGATTGCACTAGACCGCCAGGAGCGCGGCCTGGGCGCCCTATCCGCCGTGCAGGAAGTCGAGCAGCAACATCAGCTGCCCGTGATCAGCATCGCCAATCTGCGCGACCTGATCCAATACCTGGAGCAAGACAATGAATTGGCCACCTACCGCTCTGCCATCGCCGCATACCGCAGCGCTTATGGTGTCGAATAA
- the mreD gene encoding rod shape-determining protein MreD, whose amino-acid sequence MSATSLKPVYLSLLVALLMQILPWSGSLLTIRPEFLLLTVLYWTLRAPHLCNIGTAWFAGLMMDLASGGLFGQFALAYSAASFFAVSYQRRLALFNIWQQAGYVFLLLLLSQVITLVLKLFSGGELPGWQYFLPSVSGILLWQFVTFSRLRIDSRSDQA is encoded by the coding sequence ATGTCCGCAACTAGCCTGAAACCCGTATACCTGTCGTTACTGGTGGCATTGCTCATGCAAATCCTGCCATGGTCAGGCAGCCTGCTGACAATACGCCCAGAATTTCTCCTGCTGACTGTGCTTTATTGGACACTGAGAGCGCCCCATCTGTGCAATATCGGCACCGCTTGGTTCGCCGGCCTCATGATGGACCTGGCTTCAGGCGGGTTATTCGGTCAGTTTGCGCTCGCTTATTCCGCTGCGTCTTTTTTTGCAGTGTCCTACCAGCGACGCCTTGCCCTATTCAACATCTGGCAACAAGCAGGTTACGTGTTTCTGCTGCTCCTGCTCAGCCAGGTCATCACCCTGGTGCTGAAACTATTCTCCGGTGGTGAGCTGCCGGGCTGGCAATATTTCCTGCCCAGTGTCAGCGGCATCCTGCTCTGGCAATTCGTCACCTTTTCACGTCTCCGTATCGATAGCCGATCCGACCAGGCCTGA
- a CDS encoding DUF4124 domain-containing protein — translation MAYLLLTLNTSTIWAATESKQPSGKIMKWVDEQGITHYGDTLPPQYSGKESSISPRGLPQTDAGNSTASEPPGKESEQARRDRTLQAIYSSEHEIDRARDRNLEMDQAMLEGLEQRKLSVTARLQALKNTETGYSKRGQPLPKEFKKDVKSALLEIGKIDEQIAERKHHMETMRSRFEADKKRFIELKTGVPAGESTSTAH, via the coding sequence ATGGCATACCTGCTATTGACGCTGAACACCAGTACCATCTGGGCAGCTACGGAGTCCAAGCAGCCCAGCGGCAAGATCATGAAGTGGGTGGACGAGCAAGGCATCACCCATTATGGCGATACCCTGCCACCCCAATATTCGGGCAAGGAAAGCAGCATCAGTCCGCGCGGCCTGCCGCAAACCGACGCGGGCAATAGCACAGCATCTGAACCACCCGGCAAAGAAAGCGAACAAGCGAGGCGGGACAGGACTTTGCAAGCTATCTACAGCTCGGAACACGAAATCGACCGGGCGCGCGACCGCAACCTGGAAATGGATCAGGCCATGCTGGAGGGACTGGAACAGCGCAAGCTCAGCGTTACGGCGCGCCTGCAGGCGCTCAAGAATACAGAAACCGGCTATAGCAAGCGCGGCCAGCCGTTGCCGAAAGAATTCAAGAAGGATGTCAAAAGCGCCCTGCTCGAGATCGGCAAGATCGATGAGCAAATCGCGGAGCGCAAACACCATATGGAGACCATGCGTTCACGCTTTGAAGCCGACAAGAAACGTTTCATTGAATTGAAGACAGGCGTGCCGGCAGGCGAGAGCACCAGCACGGCACATTAG